From Streptomyces sp. NBC_00237, a single genomic window includes:
- a CDS encoding class I SAM-dependent methyltransferase, whose product MTSLKRRVATGANRLFSRAGLLVSPRHYYSSAPDLRGLEQARAHWAGPSELPGLRVDLDAQVEWLRRTCLPYGDEYAGNALYRGSAASGPGYGYVEAQALHGILRSAKPRRYLEVGSGVSTRIALRALELNAGEGEGGDVVCVEPYPRAWLADDPRVSLYRSPVQAVDLDVFTSLGAGDVLFIDSSHVVGPGADTNFLVLEVLPRLAPGVLVHLHDIYLPYDHQRDLLDSPFHWAETSLVRAFLTGNDRVAILACLSHLHYERTDGLREVFPEYRPQRDRGGLGVGGGHFPASLWLRTA is encoded by the coding sequence ATGACCTCCCTCAAGCGGCGTGTCGCCACCGGTGCCAATCGGCTGTTCTCCCGGGCGGGCCTCCTCGTCTCGCCCCGGCACTACTACTCCTCCGCCCCCGACCTCCGCGGCCTGGAGCAGGCACGTGCCCACTGGGCCGGACCCTCCGAGCTGCCCGGGCTGCGGGTCGATCTCGACGCCCAGGTCGAGTGGCTGCGGCGGACCTGTCTGCCGTACGGCGACGAGTACGCGGGCAACGCCCTCTACCGGGGGTCCGCCGCCTCCGGGCCCGGGTACGGGTACGTCGAGGCGCAGGCCCTGCACGGAATCCTCCGCTCCGCCAAGCCCCGCCGCTACCTGGAGGTGGGCAGCGGCGTATCGACCCGGATCGCCCTGCGCGCCCTGGAGCTCAACGCCGGAGAGGGCGAGGGCGGCGACGTCGTCTGCGTCGAGCCGTACCCCAGGGCCTGGCTGGCCGACGACCCGCGCGTGTCCCTGTACCGCAGCCCGGTGCAGGCGGTCGACCTCGACGTCTTCACGTCGCTCGGCGCGGGCGACGTGCTCTTCATCGACTCCAGCCATGTCGTGGGGCCGGGCGCGGACACGAACTTCCTGGTGCTGGAGGTGCTGCCGCGCCTCGCCCCCGGCGTGCTCGTCCACCTCCACGACATCTACCTCCCGTACGACCACCAGCGCGACCTCCTCGACTCCCCCTTCCACTGGGCCGAGACCTCGCTCGTCCGCGCCTTCCTCACCGGCAATGACCGCGTCGCCATCCTCGCCTGCCTCTCCCACCTCCACTACGAGCGCACCGACGGCCTCCGCGAGGTCTTCCCCGAGTACCGCCCGCAGCGCGACCGGGGCGGTCTCGGCGTGGGCGGCGGGCACTTCCCGGCCTCGCTGTGGCTGCGTACCGCCTGA